One Tomitella gaofuii DNA segment encodes these proteins:
- a CDS encoding nuclear transport factor 2 family protein produces the protein MGTFTEAELTDAFTAFLAEVDDLHKAGQWERFADLFTDDVVYIEHAFGRFTTREQVRDWSVKTMTSFPGNHMTEFPPLWYLVDAERGRIVAEVDNPMRDPGDGSVHTTTNISIYTYAGDGKWSGEEDVYNPMEFAQMAMGWCERAQELGTLTDEARTWMEKMRKVLPR, from the coding sequence ATGGGCACATTCACCGAAGCCGAACTGACCGACGCCTTCACCGCCTTCCTCGCCGAGGTCGACGACCTGCACAAAGCCGGGCAGTGGGAACGCTTCGCCGACCTGTTCACCGACGACGTCGTCTACATCGAGCACGCCTTCGGGCGGTTCACCACGCGCGAGCAGGTGCGCGACTGGTCGGTGAAGACCATGACCTCGTTCCCCGGCAACCACATGACCGAATTCCCGCCGCTGTGGTACCTGGTGGACGCGGAACGCGGACGCATCGTCGCCGAGGTGGACAATCCGATGCGCGACCCCGGCGACGGATCCGTGCACACGACCACCAACATCTCCATCTACACCTACGCGGGTGACGGAAAGTGGTCCGGGGAGGAGGATGTGTACAACCCGATGGAGTTCGCGCAGATGGCCATGGGCTGGTGCGAGCGCGCCCAGGAGCTGGGCACCCTCACCGACGAGGCCCGCACGTGGATGGAGAAGATGCGCAAAGTGCTCCCCCGCTGA
- a CDS encoding RelA/SpoT family protein, producing the protein MGKKVDAGVTASRPDHAAGRSGTTGAGGAHDPAGAADSSGGKPASGAAKPGSTPASGAAAPVASQGPGASASASRRVRARLARRITGQRHAAVAPVLEPLAALHREVYPKADLSQLQRAYDVAAERHATQMRKSGDPYITHPLAVATILAELGMDTTTLTAALLHDTVEDTGYTLEQLTAEFGEEVAHLVDGVTKLDKVDFGAAAEAETIRKMIIAMARDPRVLVIKVADRLHNMRTMRFLPPEKQARKAKETLEVIAPLAHRLGMATVKWELEDLAFAILHPKKYDEIVRLVADRAPSRDTYLAKVRSMVSRNLVASRIQAVVEGRPKHYWSIYQKMIVKGRDFDDIHDLVGIRILCDEVRDCYAAVGVVHSLWQPMAGRFKDYIAQPRYGVYQSLHTTVVGPEGKPLEVQIRTHEMHRTAEFGIAAHWRYKELRGKNGAKTGKDSSELDDMAWMRQLLDWQREAADPGEFLESLRYDLAVREIFVFTPKGDVVTLPAGSTPVDFAYAVHTEVGHKCIGARINGRLVALERQLENGEVVEVFTSKAPNAGPSRDWQSFVVSPRAKAKIRQWFAKERREESLESGKEAISKAVRREGLPLQRIMNADSMAAVAKELRYQDVTALYTAVGEHQVSAQHVVSRLIAHFGGIGDVEEELAERSTPSTVPAHKPASSDTGVLVTGMEGVMTKLAKCCTPVPGDEIMGFVTRGGGVSVHRVDCTNASSLREQSDRILEVSWSPTSSSVFLVAIQVEALDRHRLLSDVTKVLADEKVNILSAAVTTSGDRVAISKFTFEMGDPKHLGHVLAVVRNVEGVYDVYRVTSAS; encoded by the coding sequence GTGGGCAAGAAGGTCGATGCCGGCGTGACGGCGTCGCGGCCGGACCACGCCGCGGGCCGGTCCGGCACCACGGGTGCCGGCGGCGCGCACGACCCGGCGGGCGCAGCCGATTCATCGGGCGGAAAGCCCGCGTCGGGCGCGGCGAAGCCCGGGAGCACACCCGCCTCAGGTGCGGCAGCGCCGGTCGCCTCGCAGGGGCCAGGGGCCTCGGCGTCCGCCTCGCGCCGGGTGCGGGCGCGGCTGGCCCGGCGCATCACCGGCCAGCGGCACGCGGCGGTCGCGCCGGTGCTCGAGCCGCTGGCCGCCCTGCACCGGGAGGTCTACCCCAAGGCGGACCTCTCGCAGCTGCAGCGCGCCTACGACGTGGCCGCCGAGCGGCACGCCACGCAGATGCGCAAGTCCGGCGACCCGTACATCACCCATCCGCTGGCGGTGGCCACGATCCTCGCCGAACTGGGCATGGACACCACCACGCTCACCGCGGCGCTGCTGCACGACACCGTCGAGGACACCGGCTACACCCTCGAGCAGCTCACCGCCGAGTTCGGTGAGGAGGTGGCGCACCTGGTCGACGGCGTCACCAAGCTGGACAAGGTGGATTTCGGTGCGGCGGCGGAGGCCGAGACCATCCGCAAGATGATCATCGCGATGGCGCGCGACCCGCGCGTGCTGGTGATCAAGGTGGCGGACCGGCTGCACAACATGCGCACCATGCGGTTCCTGCCGCCGGAGAAGCAGGCCCGCAAGGCCAAGGAGACGCTCGAGGTCATCGCGCCGCTGGCGCACAGGCTGGGTATGGCCACGGTCAAGTGGGAGCTCGAAGACCTCGCGTTCGCCATCCTGCACCCCAAGAAGTACGACGAGATCGTGCGCCTGGTGGCCGACCGCGCCCCGTCGCGCGACACCTACCTGGCCAAGGTGCGCTCCATGGTGAGCCGCAACCTGGTGGCCTCGCGCATCCAGGCGGTGGTCGAGGGCAGGCCCAAGCATTACTGGTCGATCTACCAGAAGATGATCGTCAAGGGGCGCGACTTCGACGACATCCACGACCTGGTGGGCATCCGGATCCTGTGCGACGAGGTGCGCGACTGCTACGCCGCCGTCGGCGTGGTGCACTCGCTGTGGCAGCCGATGGCCGGGCGGTTCAAGGACTACATCGCCCAGCCCCGCTACGGCGTCTACCAATCGCTGCACACCACCGTGGTGGGCCCCGAGGGCAAGCCGCTGGAGGTGCAGATCCGCACCCATGAGATGCACCGCACCGCCGAGTTCGGCATCGCCGCGCACTGGCGGTACAAGGAGTTGCGCGGCAAGAACGGCGCCAAGACGGGCAAGGATTCCTCCGAGCTCGACGACATGGCGTGGATGCGCCAACTCCTCGACTGGCAGCGGGAGGCGGCGGACCCGGGGGAGTTCCTCGAATCGCTGCGCTACGACCTGGCGGTGCGCGAGATCTTCGTGTTCACCCCCAAGGGCGACGTGGTGACGCTGCCCGCCGGCTCCACCCCGGTGGACTTCGCCTACGCCGTGCACACCGAAGTGGGCCACAAGTGCATCGGCGCCCGCATCAACGGGCGCCTGGTGGCGCTCGAGCGGCAGCTCGAGAACGGCGAGGTGGTCGAGGTGTTCACCTCCAAGGCCCCCAATGCCGGGCCCAGCCGCGATTGGCAGAGCTTCGTGGTCTCGCCGCGCGCCAAGGCCAAGATCCGGCAGTGGTTCGCCAAGGAGCGCCGCGAGGAGTCCCTCGAATCGGGTAAAGAGGCCATCAGCAAGGCCGTGCGCCGCGAGGGCCTGCCCCTGCAGCGCATCATGAACGCCGACTCGATGGCGGCGGTGGCCAAGGAGTTGCGCTACCAGGATGTGACGGCGCTGTACACGGCGGTGGGCGAGCACCAGGTGTCCGCGCAGCACGTGGTGAGCCGGCTGATCGCGCACTTCGGCGGCATCGGCGACGTGGAGGAGGAGCTGGCCGAGCGCTCCACCCCGTCGACGGTGCCCGCGCACAAGCCCGCCAGCAGCGACACCGGCGTGCTCGTGACGGGCATGGAGGGGGTGATGACCAAGCTGGCCAAGTGCTGCACCCCGGTGCCCGGCGACGAGATCATGGGCTTCGTCACCCGCGGCGGCGGGGTGAGCGTGCACCGCGTCGACTGCACCAACGCGTCGTCGCTGCGTGAACAGTCCGACCGCATCCTGGAGGTGTCCTGGTCGCCCACCTCGTCGTCGGTGTTCCTCGTGGCGATCCAGGTGGAGGCGCTCGACCGGCATCGGCTGCTCTCGGACGTCACCAAGGTCCTCGCGGACGAGAAGGTCAACATCCTGTCCGCCGCCGTCACGACCTCGGGTGACCGGGTGGCCATCAGCAAGTTCACCTTCGAGATGGGCGACCCGAAGCATCTGGGCCACGTGCTGGCGGTGGTGCGCAACGTGGAGGGCGTCTACGACGTCTACCGGGTGACGTCGGCGTCGTAG
- a CDS encoding adenine phosphoribosyltransferase — MTAPDPLDARAEVAAAVESIGRLARHVPDFPQPGVLFTDLTPVFADGPALRSIMRALAAPAVGRVDLVAGIDARGFLLGAGVALELGTGVLAVRKKGKLPPPVHGEEYALEYGSAALEVPAEAIPLEGRRVLVVDDVLATGGTLRASVDLLERCGAIVEAVAVVAEVPGLGGRERLDGVGLHCLTTV; from the coding sequence GTGACAGCCCCGGATCCGCTCGATGCGCGCGCGGAGGTGGCGGCGGCGGTCGAGAGCATCGGGCGGCTCGCGCGCCACGTTCCCGACTTCCCCCAGCCGGGAGTGCTGTTCACCGACCTGACCCCGGTGTTCGCGGACGGGCCGGCGCTCCGGTCGATCATGCGCGCGCTGGCCGCGCCGGCGGTGGGCCGGGTGGACCTCGTCGCCGGCATCGACGCCCGCGGCTTCCTGCTGGGGGCCGGCGTGGCCCTGGAACTGGGCACCGGGGTTCTGGCGGTGCGCAAGAAGGGCAAGCTGCCCCCGCCGGTGCACGGCGAGGAATACGCCCTGGAGTACGGCAGCGCCGCGCTGGAGGTCCCGGCGGAGGCGATCCCGCTCGAGGGGCGCCGCGTGCTGGTGGTCGACGACGTGCTGGCCACCGGAGGCACGCTGCGGGCCTCGGTGGATCTGCTCGAGCGCTGCGGCGCCATCGTGGAAGCGGTGGCCGTGGTCGCCGAGGTGCCGGGGCTGGGCGGCCGGGAGCGCCTCGACGGTGTGGGACTGCACTGCCTGACCACGGTCTGA
- a CDS encoding AMP-binding protein, translating to MTPALEFVRRGVAEHGDGAAVRFGDRTLSFQQVDDLSNRIGAAFGEAGLRKGEHVGLLYGNSLWTVPVDFATMKCGLVRVPMNPRLATDEQARMLDEADVSVIVHDAPSAARASELLARMPGLRTLGLDCLPADGAGCDVLDIRFAAAGEPRVDIAPDDPMLLLYTSGTTGTLKAVVHTHATYGAIADNILANLLDPGPDSVMLHAASLIHASGTFVLPYFARGGMAAVLPGFEPRGFVDAIARTRATEVNLVPTMLAMLLNSGAAEGADLSSLRTVIYGASPMPRPVLERGMEVFGPIFCQYYGQTEAPLAITVLTKDDHRNAGLWGSCGRPSSDVRLRIADESDIPVPTGEIGEMQVQAPFVMQGYYDADGLNAQMRTSDGWLRTRDMARSDEDGYVYLVDRSSDMIITGGYNVYPREVEDALLRHPAVAECAVVGAPDATWVEAVTAFVVLVPGAEATEAELQRLVREHLAGYKVPKSVRFVDAIPKSAVGKLLRRELRARLQGEA from the coding sequence ATGACTCCGGCCCTGGAATTCGTGCGGCGCGGCGTGGCGGAACACGGGGACGGCGCCGCGGTGCGTTTCGGCGACAGGACGTTGAGTTTCCAGCAGGTGGACGACTTGTCGAACCGGATAGGCGCCGCCTTCGGCGAGGCCGGGCTGCGCAAGGGCGAGCACGTGGGCCTTCTCTACGGGAACAGCCTGTGGACGGTGCCCGTCGACTTCGCGACGATGAAGTGCGGCCTGGTACGCGTCCCGATGAATCCTCGGCTCGCCACGGACGAGCAGGCGCGGATGCTCGACGAGGCGGACGTGTCCGTCATCGTGCACGACGCACCGAGCGCTGCCCGGGCCTCGGAACTGCTCGCCCGGATGCCGGGGCTGCGCACACTGGGACTCGACTGCCTGCCCGCCGACGGGGCCGGCTGCGACGTCCTGGACATCCGCTTCGCCGCAGCCGGCGAGCCGCGGGTGGACATCGCGCCCGACGATCCGATGCTGCTGCTGTACACCTCCGGGACGACGGGCACGCTCAAGGCCGTCGTGCACACGCACGCCACCTATGGCGCCATCGCCGACAACATCCTGGCCAACCTGCTGGACCCCGGGCCGGATTCGGTGATGCTGCACGCCGCGTCGCTCATCCACGCCAGCGGCACCTTCGTGCTGCCCTACTTCGCGCGCGGGGGGATGGCGGCGGTGCTGCCGGGCTTCGAACCGCGCGGGTTCGTCGACGCGATCGCTCGCACGCGGGCCACCGAGGTGAACCTGGTGCCGACCATGCTCGCGATGCTGCTCAACTCGGGCGCCGCGGAGGGGGCCGACCTGTCGTCGCTGCGCACTGTCATCTACGGGGCGAGCCCCATGCCGCGGCCCGTCCTGGAGCGGGGCATGGAGGTGTTCGGCCCGATCTTCTGCCAGTACTACGGTCAGACGGAGGCGCCGCTGGCGATCACCGTGCTCACCAAGGACGACCACCGGAATGCCGGACTGTGGGGTTCGTGCGGCAGGCCGTCGTCGGACGTGCGTCTGCGCATCGCCGATGAATCCGACATTCCCGTGCCGACGGGTGAAATCGGCGAAATGCAGGTGCAGGCGCCGTTCGTGATGCAGGGTTACTACGACGCCGACGGGCTCAACGCGCAGATGCGCACATCCGACGGCTGGCTGCGCACCCGGGACATGGCCCGGTCCGACGAGGACGGCTACGTCTACCTGGTGGACCGCAGCAGCGACATGATCATCACCGGCGGATACAACGTCTACCCCCGCGAGGTCGAGGATGCCCTGCTGCGCCATCCCGCGGTCGCCGAATGCGCCGTGGTGGGCGCGCCGGACGCGACCTGGGTGGAGGCGGTGACGGCGTTCGTGGTGCTCGTGCCCGGCGCGGAGGCCACGGAAGCTGAGCTGCAGCGCCTGGTGCGCGAACACCTCGCCGGCTACAAGGTGCCCAAGTCGGTGCGCTTCGTCGACGCGATACCGAAGTCGGCCGTGGGCAAGCTGCTCCGGCGCGAGCTGCGGGCCCGGTTGCAGGGCGAAGCGTGA
- a CDS encoding peptidylprolyl isomerase, which translates to MRTVPRRRARPRPRAVPAAPSVAAAVLTTAVLAAACSSGGPAAPDSAGAPEQADGISCSYPDSGSPARPVERPASLGVPDAGTLPVTLRTSAGEIGVTLDRASAPCAVHSLASLARQKFYVHTPCHRLTTPPAAVFLLQCGDPTGTGAGGPGYAVQDEPPAGLAPAPGATGKAVYPRGTVALSNHGVPDSGGSQFFLVYRDSPLPPTYSVLGSVDAASLPVLDAIAAAGTDGASSPGDGRPLKPVMLRSIVLPSG; encoded by the coding sequence ATGCGCACGGTGCCGCGGCGTCGCGCACGGCCCCGCCCCCGCGCCGTCCCGGCCGCACCGTCCGTGGCCGCCGCCGTCCTCACCACCGCCGTGCTCGCGGCGGCGTGCTCGTCGGGCGGCCCGGCCGCTCCGGACTCCGCGGGCGCTCCGGAGCAGGCCGACGGCATCTCCTGCTCCTACCCGGACTCCGGATCCCCAGCGCGCCCGGTGGAACGCCCGGCGAGCCTCGGCGTCCCCGACGCCGGCACGCTCCCGGTGACGCTGCGCACCAGCGCCGGCGAGATCGGTGTGACCCTGGACCGCGCATCGGCCCCGTGCGCCGTGCACAGCCTCGCCTCGCTGGCCCGCCAGAAGTTCTATGTGCACACCCCGTGCCACCGTCTCACCACCCCGCCGGCGGCCGTGTTCCTGCTGCAGTGCGGCGATCCGACGGGCACCGGGGCGGGCGGCCCCGGCTATGCCGTGCAGGACGAGCCGCCTGCGGGGCTCGCCCCCGCGCCCGGCGCCACCGGCAAGGCCGTGTACCCGCGCGGCACGGTGGCGTTGTCCAACCACGGGGTGCCGGATTCGGGCGGCAGCCAGTTCTTCCTGGTGTACCGGGACAGCCCGCTGCCGCCGACGTACTCCGTCCTGGGGAGCGTCGATGCGGCGTCCCTGCCGGTGCTCGACGCGATCGCGGCAGCGGGCACCGACGGCGCCTCGTCCCCCGGCGACGGTCGCCCGCTGAAGCCGGTGATGCTGCGCTCGATCGTCCTGCCCTCCGGGTGA
- a CDS encoding MBL fold metallo-hydrolase, producing the protein MLITGFAAGMFQTNCYLVAPGDGGECVVVDPGQDAVEPLREVLTQHGLTPVAVLLTHGHLDHTWSVAPVCAEFSIPAYIHPEDRHMLADPGRGMGPGMARIIGDAEFAEPDEVIALVQGDHLELAGLAFDVLHTPGHTQGSVDFLTTAQTEQGPVPVALTGDTLFAGSIGRSDLPGGDHQQLLDSIAARLLPLDEQTVVLPGHGGQSTIGRERATNPFLAGLSVG; encoded by the coding sequence GTGCTCATCACCGGATTCGCCGCCGGAATGTTCCAGACCAACTGCTACCTCGTCGCCCCCGGCGACGGCGGCGAGTGCGTCGTCGTCGACCCCGGCCAGGACGCGGTGGAACCGCTGCGCGAGGTGCTCACCCAGCACGGACTCACGCCGGTCGCGGTCCTGCTCACCCACGGGCACCTCGACCACACGTGGTCCGTCGCGCCGGTGTGCGCGGAGTTCTCCATCCCCGCCTACATCCACCCGGAGGACCGCCACATGCTGGCCGACCCGGGCCGCGGGATGGGGCCGGGCATGGCGCGGATCATCGGCGACGCGGAGTTCGCCGAGCCCGACGAGGTCATCGCGCTGGTGCAGGGCGACCATCTCGAGCTCGCCGGCCTGGCGTTCGACGTGCTGCACACCCCGGGGCACACGCAGGGCTCGGTCGACTTCCTCACCACCGCGCAGACCGAGCAGGGCCCGGTGCCGGTGGCGCTGACCGGGGACACGCTCTTCGCCGGCTCCATCGGACGCAGCGACCTGCCCGGCGGCGACCACCAGCAGCTGCTCGATTCGATCGCCGCGCGGCTGCTGCCGCTGGACGAGCAGACGGTGGTGCTGCCCGGCCACGGTGGCCAGTCCACCATCGGGCGCGAACGCGCCACCAACCCGTTCCTGGCCGGCCTGAGCGTCGGCTGA
- the hisS gene encoding histidine--tRNA ligase has translation MSSSSIFRAPKGIPDYYPPDSAAFTAVRDALTGAARLAGFGHVELPVFEDTALFARGVGESTDVVSKEMYTFDDRGDRSVTLRPEGTAGVMRAVIEHGLDRGALPVKLSYAGPFFRYERPQAGRYRQLQQVGVEAIGVDDPALDAEVIAVADAGFRALGLGGFRLEMTSLGDAQCRPRYRQALQDFLFALPLDEETKRRAEINPLRVLDDKRADVRAMTADAPLMRDHLCEDCKAHFDRVLGHLEAMGVPYELNPRMVRGLDYYTKTTFEFVHDGLGAQSGIGGGGRYDGLMAQLGGQELSGIGFGIGVDRTMLALQAEGIAVAGAGARCEVFGVPLGEAAARTMAVLGRDLRAAGVRVDMAYGGRGLKGAMKAADKSGARLALVLGERDLEQGVVGVKDLSTGEQTPVELGAAVAEVRDRLG, from the coding sequence GTGAGCTCGAGCAGCATCTTCCGCGCCCCCAAGGGGATCCCCGACTACTACCCGCCGGACTCGGCCGCGTTCACGGCGGTGCGCGACGCGCTCACCGGTGCGGCGCGGCTGGCGGGCTTCGGGCACGTCGAACTGCCCGTCTTCGAGGACACCGCGCTGTTCGCCCGCGGCGTGGGGGAGTCCACGGACGTGGTGTCCAAGGAGATGTACACCTTCGACGACCGCGGCGACCGCTCGGTGACGCTGCGCCCGGAGGGCACCGCCGGGGTGATGCGCGCGGTGATCGAGCACGGGCTGGACCGCGGCGCGCTGCCGGTGAAACTGAGCTATGCGGGTCCGTTCTTCCGCTACGAGCGCCCGCAGGCCGGCCGCTACCGTCAGCTGCAGCAGGTGGGCGTGGAGGCCATCGGCGTGGACGACCCGGCGCTGGACGCCGAGGTGATCGCCGTGGCCGACGCCGGCTTCCGTGCGCTGGGGCTCGGCGGGTTCCGCCTCGAGATGACCTCGCTGGGCGACGCGCAGTGCCGGCCGCGCTACCGGCAGGCGCTGCAGGATTTCCTGTTCGCGCTGCCCCTGGACGAGGAGACCAAGCGCCGGGCGGAGATCAACCCGCTGCGCGTGCTCGACGACAAGCGCGCCGACGTGCGCGCCATGACCGCCGACGCGCCGCTGATGCGCGATCACCTGTGCGAGGATTGCAAGGCGCACTTCGACCGGGTGCTGGGGCACCTGGAGGCCATGGGCGTGCCCTACGAGCTCAACCCGCGGATGGTGCGCGGCCTGGACTACTACACCAAGACCACGTTCGAGTTCGTGCACGACGGGCTGGGCGCACAGTCCGGGATCGGCGGCGGCGGACGCTACGACGGGCTGATGGCGCAGCTCGGCGGCCAGGAGCTGTCCGGCATCGGATTCGGCATCGGAGTCGACCGCACCATGCTGGCGCTGCAGGCCGAGGGGATCGCCGTGGCCGGCGCCGGTGCGCGCTGCGAGGTGTTCGGCGTGCCGCTGGGCGAGGCCGCCGCGCGCACGATGGCGGTGCTGGGCCGCGACCTGCGTGCCGCAGGGGTCCGGGTGGACATGGCCTACGGCGGCCGCGGGCTCAAGGGAGCGATGAAGGCCGCCGACAAGTCGGGTGCGCGGCTGGCGCTGGTGCTGGGCGAGCGCGACTTGGAGCAGGGCGTCGTCGGCGTCAAGGACCTGTCGACGGGTGAGCAGACGCCGGTGGAGCTCGGCGCCGCCGTGGCCGAGGTGCGTGATCGCCTTGGGTGA
- a CDS encoding Rv2578c family radical SAM protein — protein MRWIEQTLDVEDGALPGLGRAGLVRTVATPEFEGVTFHEVLCKSALSKVPEGARLPFRWTINPMRGCLHQCRYCFARPTHEYLELDAGKDFDTQIVVKMNIAAVLRRELARRSWHGEPVALGTNTDPYQRAEGRYRLMPGIIRALAGSGTPFSILTKGTLLRRDLPLLAAASERVDVSVAVSLAMLDPSVQKAIEPGTPSPAARLELIRAVCEAGFAPHVMVAPVIPYISDGQRELDALFAAVAEAGARSVTVIPMHLRGSTRGWFMQWLADEHPKLVGRYRRLYGRGAYVPVEYKIWLRERVTPLLDKHRLVSGHGGAPERGAGPGEGAAGTTERTRADREPEPMLF, from the coding sequence ATGCGGTGGATCGAACAGACGCTCGATGTGGAGGACGGGGCGCTGCCGGGGCTCGGGCGGGCAGGCCTGGTGCGCACCGTCGCCACGCCGGAGTTCGAAGGGGTCACGTTCCACGAGGTGCTGTGCAAGAGCGCCCTGTCGAAGGTGCCGGAGGGGGCGCGGCTGCCGTTCCGCTGGACCATCAACCCCATGCGCGGATGCCTGCACCAGTGCCGGTACTGCTTCGCCCGCCCCACGCACGAGTACCTGGAACTGGACGCGGGGAAGGACTTCGACACCCAGATCGTTGTCAAAATGAACATCGCCGCCGTCCTGCGCCGCGAGCTGGCGCGGCGCTCGTGGCACGGCGAGCCGGTGGCTCTGGGCACCAACACAGACCCCTACCAGCGTGCGGAGGGGCGCTACCGGCTCATGCCGGGGATCATCCGTGCGCTCGCCGGCTCCGGCACGCCCTTCTCCATCCTCACGAAGGGCACGCTGCTGCGCCGTGACCTTCCGCTGCTCGCCGCGGCCTCCGAGCGGGTGGACGTGTCCGTGGCGGTGTCGCTGGCGATGCTCGACCCGTCGGTGCAGAAGGCCATCGAGCCGGGCACGCCCTCGCCGGCGGCGCGCCTGGAGCTGATCCGCGCGGTGTGCGAGGCGGGATTCGCCCCGCACGTGATGGTGGCCCCGGTGATCCCGTACATCAGCGACGGGCAGCGCGAGCTCGACGCACTGTTCGCGGCCGTCGCGGAGGCCGGCGCGCGGTCCGTCACGGTGATCCCCATGCACCTGCGCGGCAGCACGCGCGGGTGGTTCATGCAGTGGCTGGCCGACGAACACCCCAAGCTGGTCGGACGCTACCGGCGGCTGTATGGCCGGGGCGCGTACGTGCCGGTGGAGTACAAGATCTGGCTGCGCGAGCGCGTGACGCCGCTGCTGGACAAGCACAGGCTCGTGAGCGGCCACGGTGGCGCACCGGAGCGCGGCGCCGGTCCGGGCGAGGGGGCGGCCGGGACGACGGAGCGCACGCGTGCGGACCGCGAGCCGGAGCCGATGCTCTTCTGA
- a CDS encoding PspC domain-containing protein, giving the protein MVTLARSRDQKMIAGVCGGIAENFGWKASTVRLVFVLSCLLPGPQVLLYLVLWIVMPQGT; this is encoded by the coding sequence ATGGTGACACTGGCGAGGAGCCGCGATCAGAAGATGATCGCCGGCGTGTGCGGAGGGATCGCGGAGAACTTCGGGTGGAAGGCGAGCACTGTGCGGCTGGTGTTCGTGCTCAGCTGCCTGCTGCCCGGGCCGCAGGTCCTGCTGTACCTGGTGCTGTGGATCGTGATGCCCCAGGGGACGTGA